The following are encoded in a window of Primulina tabacum isolate GXHZ01 unplaced genomic scaffold, ASM2559414v2 Contig420, whole genome shotgun sequence genomic DNA:
- the LOC142534197 gene encoding two-component response regulator ARR17-like: MANNEVFSRLKRAEGTEGSKDLPLPPCFDSHEVHVLAVDDSLIDRKVIEKLLKITSCKVTAVDSGRRALQYLGLDKEENPAEFDGLKVDLIITDYCMPGMTGYELLKKIKSSSTFREIPVVIMSSENVLARIDRCLEEGAEDFIVKPVKLSDVERLKSYMLGEGRIPRYQSCFNKRKSCESSDSSSLRSPSPSPPSSPSQVDNSSSPSPPSTSSPSSPISFSSFPSRQSRPCSPTSLESLTRRTKLRFDE; encoded by the exons ATGGCAAACAATGAGGTATTTTCGAGGTTAAAGAGAGCAGAGGGAACTGAGGGTTCGAAGGATTTGCCTTTGCCACCATGTTTTGATTCTCATGAAGTTCATGTTCTTGCTGTGGATGATAGTTTAATTGATAGGAAAGTAATTGAGAAGCTCCTCAAAATAACTTCTTGCAAAG TGACAGCAGTAGACAGTGGGAGGAGGGCTTTGCAATATTTAGGCTTAGATAAAGAGGAAAACCCTGCAGAATTCGAT GGATTAAAGGTAGATTTGATAATTACAGACTATTGTATGCCGGGAATGACTGGATACGAATTACTGAAGAAAATCAAG AGTTCATCTACTTTTAGAGAAATACCAGTGGTGATTATGTCTTCTGAGAACGTATTGGCTCGGATCGATAG ATGTTTGGAAGAAGGAGCCGAAGATTTCATCGTAAAACCCGTGAAATTATCCGATGTGGAACGTTTGAAGAGCTACATGTTAGGGGAGGGACGGATCCCAAGATACCAGAGTTGCTTTAATAAGAGGAAATCGTGTGAAAGTTCCGACTCGTCATCCTTACGATCTCCATCTCCATCTCCACCATCGTCACCATCCCAAGTCGATAACTCATCGAGTCCATCTCCACCGTCCACCTCCTCGCCATCTTCCCCGATATCGTTTTCTTCATTCCCATCAAGACAATCTAGGCCTTGCTCTCCTACATCGCTAGAATCTCTCACGAGGCGGACTAAATTGAGGTTTGACGAGTAA